Proteins encoded together in one Streptomyces umbrinus window:
- a CDS encoding isochorismatase family protein: MTRALIVIDVQESFRARPLWETTSDLKIADQVNRLVRLSRQAGDLVVWVLHSEPGSGDVFDPALGHVRLMEELERADGEPLIHKTSHNAFTTTNLQQLLTERGVSELTVCGIRTEQCVETTTRVAGDFGYQVTFVTDATATNPIPHRDAPAEQSVAELLADPRTLPAEEVIRRTEYALAGRFATIATVDQLEAEAERRA, encoded by the coding sequence ATGACCCGAGCGCTGATCGTCATTGATGTCCAGGAGTCCTTCCGGGCCCGTCCGCTGTGGGAGACCACCTCTGACCTGAAGATCGCCGACCAGGTGAACCGTCTGGTCCGGCTCTCCCGTCAGGCCGGGGACCTGGTCGTATGGGTGCTGCACTCCGAGCCGGGCAGCGGGGATGTCTTCGACCCGGCCCTCGGCCATGTCCGGCTCATGGAGGAGCTGGAGCGGGCGGACGGGGAACCACTGATCCACAAGACCTCGCACAACGCCTTCACCACCACCAACCTGCAGCAACTGCTCACCGAGCGTGGCGTCAGCGAACTCACGGTCTGCGGCATCCGTACCGAGCAGTGCGTGGAGACCACCACCCGCGTCGCCGGCGACTTCGGCTACCAGGTCACGTTCGTCACCGACGCGACCGCGACCAATCCCATCCCCCACCGCGACGCCCCCGCCGAGCAGAGCGTCGCCGAGCTGCTGGCCGACCCGCGCACGCTGCCCGCCGAAGAGGTCATCAGGCGGACCGAGTACGCCCTGGCCGGACGCTTCGCCACCATCGCGACCGTCGACCAGCTGGAGGCCGAGGCGGAGCGTAGGGCATGA
- a CDS encoding GlxA family transcriptional regulator — protein sequence MSHIVFFLVPGVHLLDLAGPAQVFSTAADFGHPYALSYVAERAQISTAQGLPLVAGLDWPELGPEDLIVVPGWRAATLADSPAIGAASLQVLRDHHARGGTVASVCAGAEALGQARLLDGRRCTTHHDVQDELAVRHPAAVVVRDVLFTADDRVITSAGIASGIDLALHLVATRQGPAVAAQVARDMVVYARRNGHEPQSSAMLRNRSHLHDTVHRAQDLIDARFDQPLPLPALASAVGVSERTLTRLFSRATGLTPLRYQQALRLERAQHLISHGATTDAAARSVGFEDPRMLRRLRARAA from the coding sequence GTGAGCCACATCGTCTTCTTCCTGGTGCCCGGAGTCCATCTGCTGGACCTGGCAGGACCCGCGCAGGTCTTCTCGACGGCCGCCGACTTCGGGCACCCCTACGCGCTTTCCTACGTCGCCGAGCGGGCGCAGATCTCCACCGCGCAGGGGCTGCCGCTGGTGGCGGGGCTGGACTGGCCCGAGCTCGGGCCCGAGGACCTGATCGTGGTGCCCGGCTGGCGGGCGGCGACCCTGGCCGACAGTCCGGCCATCGGTGCCGCCTCCCTCCAGGTCCTGCGGGACCACCACGCCAGAGGCGGGACGGTGGCCAGCGTGTGTGCCGGAGCCGAGGCTCTCGGCCAGGCCCGCCTGCTGGACGGCCGCCGCTGCACCACCCACCACGACGTGCAGGACGAGCTGGCCGTGCGCCACCCCGCGGCAGTGGTCGTCCGCGACGTCCTGTTCACCGCCGACGACCGGGTGATCACCTCGGCCGGTATCGCCAGCGGTATCGACCTGGCTCTGCACCTGGTCGCCACCCGGCAGGGCCCGGCCGTCGCCGCGCAGGTGGCCCGCGACATGGTCGTCTACGCCCGCCGCAACGGCCATGAGCCGCAGTCCAGCGCGATGCTCAGGAACCGCTCCCACCTCCACGACACCGTGCACCGGGCCCAGGACCTCATCGACGCCCGCTTCGACCAGCCGCTCCCGCTCCCCGCCCTGGCTTCGGCCGTCGGCGTGAGCGAACGGACCCTGACCCGCCTCTTCAGCCGCGCCACGGGACTCACCCCACTGCGCTACCAGCAGGCCCTGCGCCTCGAACGTGCCCAGCACCTCATCAGCCACGGCGCGACAACCGACGCCGCCGCCCGCTCAGTCGGCTTCGAGGACCCCCGCATGCTGCGCCGCCTCCGCGCCCGCGCCGCCTGA
- a CDS encoding RICIN domain-containing protein yields the protein MAVNMIRTGKKSVGRVALAAAFGLSLVALSGAGANAAPAQTQAVYTLVINSRSVKCLDVPENSSSNNQGIEQYECNGNGNQLWTLESQGNGLSPFR from the coding sequence GTGGCCGTGAACATGATCCGTACGGGAAAGAAGTCAGTCGGCCGTGTCGCCCTCGCCGCGGCATTCGGCCTGAGCCTGGTCGCGCTCTCGGGTGCCGGCGCCAACGCCGCTCCCGCACAGACCCAGGCGGTGTACACCCTCGTGATCAACAGTCGCAGCGTCAAATGCCTGGACGTACCGGAGAACAGCAGTTCCAACAACCAAGGCATCGAGCAGTACGAGTGCAACGGCAACGGCAACCAGCTCTGGACGCTGGAGTCCCAGGGCAACGGCTTAAGCCCATTCCGGTGA
- a CDS encoding calcium-binding protein — MGRNALLRIMVVAAMAGSAVSLTGGSANAATGVFRSGDNVVVNAAAGRANNIMVSLSGSVVFIQDTADTLTAGTGCAVQVDGSVACSIDLIRASVVVNAGDGNDTITKTAAVRGELNGESGGDTINGGSTQGNTNVLNGGAGNDTVNGGPVSDLLVGGPGADTLRGGGGFDIVSYLESTSGVVVDFDNSADDGVGVEGDNVLTDVEAIYGSQFGDTITGSALNDTMLGSGGNDRLVGGAGNDTLQGDLVQSIGGVGSDTLIGGPGNDTLNGVDNIFGNDSLDGGANTDTCTADAGDPKSFCEA, encoded by the coding sequence ATGGGCAGAAACGCGTTGTTACGGATCATGGTGGTCGCCGCGATGGCAGGTTCCGCGGTATCCCTGACCGGAGGGTCGGCGAACGCGGCCACCGGAGTTTTCAGGAGCGGCGACAACGTGGTCGTGAACGCGGCAGCGGGCCGCGCGAACAACATCATGGTCAGCCTGTCGGGGAGTGTCGTCTTCATCCAGGACACCGCCGACACCCTGACGGCCGGCACCGGTTGTGCGGTCCAGGTCGACGGGTCGGTGGCCTGTTCGATCGATCTCATCCGCGCCTCGGTCGTGGTCAACGCCGGGGACGGCAACGACACCATCACCAAGACCGCCGCAGTCCGCGGGGAACTGAACGGGGAATCGGGCGGCGACACCATCAACGGCGGCTCCACCCAGGGCAACACCAACGTCCTCAACGGCGGGGCGGGCAACGACACGGTGAACGGCGGCCCCGTGAGCGACCTCCTCGTCGGTGGGCCCGGCGCAGACACGCTCCGCGGCGGAGGCGGGTTCGACATCGTCAGCTACCTGGAGAGCACCTCGGGCGTGGTCGTCGACTTCGACAACTCCGCCGACGACGGCGTCGGCGTGGAGGGCGACAACGTCCTCACCGACGTGGAGGCCATCTACGGCAGCCAGTTCGGCGACACGATCACCGGGAGCGCCTTGAACGACACCATGCTCGGCTCCGGGGGCAACGACCGGCTGGTCGGCGGGGCTGGCAACGACACGCTCCAAGGCGACCTCGTCCAGAGCATCGGCGGCGTCGGCTCCGACACCCTCATCGGCGGCCCCGGGAACGACACCCTCAACGGCGTGGACAACATTTTCGGCAACGACTCCCTCGACGGGGGCGCCAACACGGACACGTGCACCGCCGACGCCGGAGATCCTAAGAGCTTCTGTGAGGCGTGA